The Desulfuromonadales bacterium genomic interval AGTGCGGGTGCCGCCAATGACCACGATTTCTTTGGTACCGGGGTGCAACCGCAGGGCCGCCTCGATCGTCTCCCGGAACGACGGGTGTTCGACAACGCCGGTAATATCCTGGTATCCCGAGACCATCGAAAGACTTTCAGCGTGCACGCCACAAAAGACGATAGGGGTGCCGGCAAAAAGGTCGTCGCGGTGTTTGAGCGCCACCTTCAGGGCGTCGCTGTCAGAAAGCAGGACGAGGTCGAAAGGCCGATTCTCCAGCTTGTAATGCAGGAGGATATCGAGAATATCGGAAAAATAGGCGGGGTTCGGATTACGCTGGGTATCCAGATACTCTACATGCAGATGGATCTGTCCGGATTGCCTGTCCAGGACCTCGCGCATGCCGGCCATGACGTTGTCGGTCCAGGCATCGCCGGGGTGGTAGGAGTGCAGAATGAGGACATGCCGGATGGTTTTCTGCTCGGGCGTCCGGTCATTGCCAAAAAGCAGCAGGGGGTGGGTGGAGGCGAGGAGAAGTGCCAGACAGAGAAGGAAAAAGGCTTTAGGAAAATCTCCGGGGATGAAAGAAAGAATTGGGCGCATGGACTTCCCGGCAATCCATTGAAAGAAGACCGCTCTTATAAAAAGTCGAAATACAACCTGCTGGTTCTTGCCTTCCTGGAGACTTTGATTGCCTCCGTCACCTGTCCGGCAGTGACATCGGTCAAAACGCACAAATCGTTAAAGACAAGCAAAACTACGGTCTGATTATAAGCTATCACCCGGATAGCATCCCTTAAATCATTCGCAGTTTTATAATCTTCAAGGTGATTAAGAATCTCCCGGTTTATCTTCAAAAGCTCTTCACTGTGACCAATGTAAGCCTCTGATCGATCTCTAACCTTACAAAAAACATCTGATTTCAGATTGTTTCTGAAAACATTAAGCGCCTTGTTCGTATTGATTTCAATCAATTTATGCTTGGCCACAAGTTCATCATTCAACTTAAGGCACTTCATCAGAGTTTTCACCAACTGAAGCTGATATGCTATTTCGTTTTCTTCCTCCTGATAGTTTCCATTCTCTGCAGACACAGGAACACCGAGAAGAAAAAGGAACAAAACAACAAAAAAAATCTCTTTCCTGCCGGCGTGCTCCATAGAGGTCATTTCCTGGAATATGCGTTCCGTGCAATCAGTAAAAACCCTCAAGGTCAGCCAGGGCCAGGAGGGATATGATTTTTTATCTCTGCTGGAAAGATTTTCGCCGGAGTGCGCCACAAAGCATGATTTTTTTGGGTGGCTGAAGCCTCTCCGGTGGGGCGATACCTGTGAGCCCCATGCCTTCCTCTCTTTCGGTGCCTGGGGGATTCAATCGGGCTGCAAGGCTCGGCCCCAAGGCGAATGCTGCGTCCCCTAAATACTAGTACCAAACTTTCGAATATCCAGTACCCCGGATGGCTCATCAAGTGAATTTATAAAACATTTTCACAAGAAAACGCAAGAAATCCTTTTACTGTGAAAGGGTATTTTCTGATTCGGAGACATCAAAAGACTCGATTCCCTCTTTAACAATGAATTCCCGGGACCGGGCACCCCGCACAGGCCGCCGCAAAGCGCTTCAACAGGGCAGAAAATTGTCCAGCAAAAACCGCGCGATACTGCGCTTCGGCGGCAGCAGGGGGAGCGCCGTCACCGGAAACCAGCGGGCATCCTCCAGCTCCTTCTCCTCGACCTGCACCTCGCCGCCGGCGTAGTCGGCGAGAAAACCCGCCATCAACTGGCTGGGGAAGGGCCAGCTCTGGCTGCCGATGTAGCGGACATTGTTCACCTGCACCCCCGTCTCTTCAAGCACCTCCCGCACGACCGCCTCCTCCAGGCATTCGCCGAAATCGAGAAAGCCGGCTACCAGGCTGTAGCGCCCAGGCGGCCAGACCGCCTTGCGGGTGAGGAGCACTTCGCCGCCGCGCCGCACCAGGACGATGACGCAGGGATGGATGTGCGGATAATGATCGTAGCCGCAGCTGCGGCACTTCTTGCCCCATTCACTGCCGAGACGCTCCATTCCGCCGCCGCAGCGGGAGCAAAGGCAGCTGCCACGCTCCCAGTGCAGAACCTGCCCCGCCACCCCGCCCAGGGTGAGCAGCTCGATGGAAAGGACCGGCTCCGTCGCCAGCAGGCTCTCCGCCGTGAACCCTGCCGGGAGGGGGTAGTCCTTCGGCAGGGTCAGCACCCGGCAGGGCCTCCCTTCCCAGGTGCCGATGAAAAGCGGGTCGGACAGAGGGCCAGAAAACCCTGCCGGCAGCTCGCCCTCAGGTAGATGCAGGGCCTCCGTTACCACCAACTCAGACCCACGCAGTGGCAGCCAGAATCCTGCCTCACCGGGGTCCCGGTCGGGCGCGGCCAGGGAAAATTTCCCCTGCAGGCAGGCGCCGTTGAAAGGGAGGTACAGGGGGGAGGGAAAAGAATCGGGCAGGGGTGTCATGGGGGGGTTCTTCCTTCGGACAGGGCGTTGACCAATGCCGCCCGCAACGGCGGCAGCGATGAGCTCAGAGGTCCTGGCGTAGTGGCAGACGAAGTCCCTTAGCGCCGGCGGCCGGCGAAGAGCAGCAGCGCCAGCTGGGTCTTGCCGTCGGGAATCCGCCCCTGCCGCACCATCTGCAGCGCCTCGGCCAGCGGCAGGGTGAGCACCTCGATATACTCGTCCGGCTCGGGCGCCATCGCCACCGGCAGCAGCTCCGTCGCCACGTAAAGATGCACAACCTCGTCGCAGAAGCCGACGGCGGTGAGCATCTCGCCCAGTTTTTCCAGCCGTCCGGCGCAGTAGCCAACCTCTTCCTGCAACTCGCGGTGGACGCACGCGTCGGGCGCCTCGCCCGGTTCCAGCCGGCCGGCGGGGATCTCCAGGACCATGTCGCCGGCGGCGGGACGAAACTGGTTGATCAGCACCACGCGGCCATCGGCGAGCACCGGCAGAACCGCCGCCCCGCCGGGATGCCGGACGATCTCGAAGTCGGCGAGGCGGCCATCGGGCAGCCGGTGCGCCTCGACCGCCAGGGAAACGATGCGACCGCTGAATATCTCTCTTTTCTTCTCCTCCATGCTTGCTCCCAATAATCGCAGTACGGCGTGGTGAATACTTCGGAACTCAGGGGTGCCTGACCCCGGCGGGCGGCAGGACCAGCACCAGCTCGCCGGAGAGGGCGCGGAAGGTCATGGGAAGCCGGCCGAGATGATCGCCATCAATCTGCACCGCCACCCCCTCGCCGCGCACGGAGACGCTTCGGGCCTTGAAGGTTTCGGCATCGGGCCTCGCCAAACGGCGGCCGGCGGCGATCTTCGCCGCGCAGCGCAGCAGCGGCAGGCGCCCCTTCTTGAGAAACACACAGACATCCAGCGCCTCTTCCGCCAGTGAGGCATCGGGAGTCACGGAAAAACGCCCGCCGTAAAGACGGCCATTGCCGAGGATCACGTGGTAGCCACGCACGGTCGAACCGTCCTCGCGCACCACTTCGATCGGCGCCGGCGGCGGTCCGGCCAGGCGCCGCAGCCCGCTCGCCAGGTAGGCGAACTTGCCGGTCCAGCGCTTGAGGCGGCCGCTGACACGGTAGACGACATCGGCGTCGAAGCCCGCCCCGGCCATCAGCAGAAAGCGGGTCTCCCCCGCCAGGCCGAGACAGACCGGCTGTGGCGCCCCGTCGAGGGCAATGGCGCAGGCCTGTTCGACGTCGAAGGGGATGCCCGCCTCCAGGGCGAACACGTTGGTGGTGCCGAGGGGCAGAAAGGCCAGAGGGATCGCCGAAGGGACGAGGCCGTTGACCACCTCGTTGAGGGTACCGTCGCCGCCGGCGGCGATGATCCGGTCGAAGCCTTCGTTTTTCGCTTCAGCAGCCGCTTTTCTGGCATCCCCCCGGGCGCCGGTCAGGGCCAAGGCGACGGTGCAGCCCTGGCGCTCCAGGTACTCCTGCGCCCGGCGGATGCTCGCCAGGGCGTTGCCGCCAGCGACCGGATTGGCGATCAGCTTGATTTTCATGGTCTGCACTTTCCAAGCTAGGCTGGGGCGCACGGCATCGGCTGCCTGCGACGAAAAACGATGGTAGCGCATTTGGGCAGATTTGGTGAAAAATTTCGCAACTGCAACCAACCAGGGTTTTCGCCACCGCCCCGAAGCTAGCGATGGACCTGGACCGAAGAGGCGGTAGACTGAAAGAGAAGAGAGCCTCCAACACCCCCTGGTGGACACAAACAGACCATGGCAGCGACGGTACAGACACGGCAAGAAGGCCGCCTGCTGGCGGTAGGCGACATCCACGGCTGCCTCGACCACCTGGAGCGGCTGCTGGCCCGGGTCGAGCCGACCGCCGCCGACCGCGTGGTCTTCCTCGGCGATTACATCGACCGGGGACCGGACGGCAAGGGGGTGATCGACTACCTGATCGGCTTCGGCCGGCGCTTTCCGCGCAGCGTCTTTCTCAAGGGGAACCATGAGGCGATGTTCCTCGATTTTCTGGCCGGCCGTGAGCAGTTGCTCTACCTCTACAACGGCGGCGGCACCACCCTGGAGAGCTACCAGGAAGAGGCGGGCATCCGCATCCCCAAGGCGCATCTCGATTTCCTCGAGGGGCTGCCGGCCTATTTCGCGACGGAGGATTTCATCTTCGTCCACGCCGGCCTGCGCCAGGGACTCCCCCTGGAAGAACAGTCGGAACACGACCTGATCTGGATCCGGAACGAGTTCATCGTGTCCGGTTACGACTGGGGCAAGACCGTGGTCTTCGGCCATACGCCCGTGCGCGAGCCCTTCTTTGCCGCCAACAAGATCGGCATCGACACCGGCGCCGTCTACGGCCGCGTGCTCAGCTGCTGCGACGTGCGGCGGCGGGTCTGCTGGAACTCGGAACCGCTGCTGCCGGCGTAAAAAGCGGTCCCTGGTCCAAGATTCCCGGTCCCGACCTTGGAATTTGGACTCGGGACCCGGGACTCAATCCCCGATTTTCTTCTCCCGCCGCAGCAGATCCCCCGCCTGCGCTCCGTCCGGCAAGGCCATCACCACCCGGGCGTTGGGCTGGACGACGGAGAGTGGGAGGCCCTCTTCGCCCTGCAACTCCCCGACCGGAAAAATCGCCTGGCGCATGGACGGGCCGATCAGCTCCAGAGTCTCTCCCGAAAAGAAGCGGTTGCGCCCGCCGATCAGGCAGCGCCCGTCTCCGTACGTCTCCAGAACCACGCCGACGAAATCGAAGCTGCGCCGATATCGGGAGTCGTCGCGGTGGACCAGGGGGTCACTGCCGCCAAAGAGAAATCCCCGGTCGTAGGGGCGGTGGCTCACCTTCTCCAGCTCTTCCCGCCAGAGCGGGTCGAAGACGTAGCCGTCCGGATCGGCCAGGTAGCGGTCGAGGGCGGCCCGGTAGACCCGGGTCACGGCCGCCACGTAGTAGCGGCTCTTCATCCGCCCCTCGATCTTCAGGCTGCTCACCCCGGCCCTGAGCAGTTCCGGCAGATATTCCACCAGGCAGAGATCGCGGCTGTTCATGATGTAGGTGCCGCGCCCGTCCTCCTCGACGGCAAAGTGCTCTCCGGGGCGGGTCTCCTCGGTCAGGGAGTAGCGCCAGCGGCAGGGATGGGTGCAGGCCCCCTGGTTGGCGCTGCGGCCGGTTAGGGCCGCCGAAAGCAGGCAGCGTCCGGAGTAGGCGACGCACAGTGCACCGTGGACGAAAACCTCCAGGTCGACATCAGTTTCGGCACGGATCGTGCGAATCTCCTCCAGAGTGAGTTCGCGGGCCAGGTTGACGCGGCAAACGCCGCCGGTCTGCCAGAAACGCACAGCCTCGGCGTTGGTGGTATTGGCCTGGGTC includes:
- the nudC gene encoding NAD(+) diphosphatase; translation: MTPLPDSFPSPLYLPFNGACLQGKFSLAAPDRDPGEAGFWLPLRGSELVVTEALHLPEGELPAGFSGPLSDPLFIGTWEGRPCRVLTLPKDYPLPAGFTAESLLATEPVLSIELLTLGGVAGQVLHWERGSCLCSRCGGGMERLGSEWGKKCRSCGYDHYPHIHPCVIVLVRRGGEVLLTRKAVWPPGRYSLVAGFLDFGECLEEAVVREVLEETGVQVNNVRYIGSQSWPFPSQLMAGFLADYAGGEVQVEEKELEDARWFPVTALPLLPPKRSIARFLLDNFLPC
- a CDS encoding NUDIX hydrolase — encoded protein: MEEKKREIFSGRIVSLAVEAHRLPDGRLADFEIVRHPGGAAVLPVLADGRVVLINQFRPAAGDMVLEIPAGRLEPGEAPDACVHRELQEEVGYCAGRLEKLGEMLTAVGFCDEVVHLYVATELLPVAMAPEPDEYIEVLTLPLAEALQMVRQGRIPDGKTQLALLLFAGRRR
- a CDS encoding diacylglycerol kinase family protein; translation: MKIKLIANPVAGGNALASIRRAQEYLERQGCTVALALTGARGDARKAAAEAKNEGFDRIIAAGGDGTLNEVVNGLVPSAIPLAFLPLGTTNVFALEAGIPFDVEQACAIALDGAPQPVCLGLAGETRFLLMAGAGFDADVVYRVSGRLKRWTGKFAYLASGLRRLAGPPPAPIEVVREDGSTVRGYHVILGNGRLYGGRFSVTPDASLAEEALDVCVFLKKGRLPLLRCAAKIAAGRRLARPDAETFKARSVSVRGEGVAVQIDGDHLGRLPMTFRALSGELVLVLPPAGVRHP
- a CDS encoding metallophosphoesterase family protein; protein product: MAATVQTRQEGRLLAVGDIHGCLDHLERLLARVEPTAADRVVFLGDYIDRGPDGKGVIDYLIGFGRRFPRSVFLKGNHEAMFLDFLAGREQLLYLYNGGGTTLESYQEEAGIRIPKAHLDFLEGLPAYFATEDFIFVHAGLRQGLPLEEQSEHDLIWIRNEFIVSGYDWGKTVVFGHTPVREPFFAANKIGIDTGAVYGRVLSCCDVRRRVCWNSEPLLPA
- a CDS encoding U32 family peptidase C-terminal domain-containing protein, which translates into the protein MPQPELLVPAGDLEKLETALAYGADAVYVGGEKFGLRAQAGNFTLAGLGQAREMTRARGRRLYLTLNAYLRPREMPELAAYLEALRPLELDAYIVADPGVLALVRRLDPQRPIHLSTQANTTNAEAVRFWQTGGVCRVNLARELTLEEIRTIRAETDVDLEVFVHGALCVAYSGRCLLSAALTGRSANQGACTHPCRWRYSLTEETRPGEHFAVEEDGRGTYIMNSRDLCLVEYLPELLRAGVSSLKIEGRMKSRYYVAAVTRVYRAALDRYLADPDGYVFDPLWREELEKVSHRPYDRGFLFGGSDPLVHRDDSRYRRSFDFVGVVLETYGDGRCLIGGRNRFFSGETLELIGPSMRQAIFPVGELQGEEGLPLSVVQPNARVVMALPDGAQAGDLLRREKKIGD